One genomic segment of Spiroplasma endosymbiont of Poecilobothrus nobilitatus includes these proteins:
- a CDS encoding LemA family protein, translating into MGYNPTVNNAEVTATSIFWGKFFVYIWFILIIPIFLFILSRNNLIRNKEKIEETASDIDVQLKRRIDMLTKLIDSTKKYMKYEKDTLAAVVELRSQANKNLNVKELEQINNSVTSQAGKINVLLENYPDLKANNSVNELQEGIRDCEDNIAAARRFYNSAVRDFNASLKTWPSNVAASSLKLSTFLYFEANAADRQDVNIDLGQ; encoded by the coding sequence ATGGGATATAATCCAACAGTTAATAATGCGGAAGTTACAGCAACAAGTATTTTTTGAGGAAAATTCTTTGTATACATTTGATTTATTTTAATTATCCCAATTTTCTTATTTATTTTATCAAGAAATAATTTAATTAGAAATAAAGAAAAAATTGAAGAAACAGCTTCTGACATTGATGTTCAATTAAAACGAAGAATTGATATGTTAACAAAATTAATTGATAGCACAAAGAAATATATGAAATATGAAAAAGATACTTTAGCAGCAGTTGTTGAATTGCGTAGTCAAGCAAATAAAAACTTAAATGTTAAGGAATTAGAGCAAATTAATAATTCTGTTACAAGTCAAGCTGGTAAAATTAATGTATTATTAGAAAATTATCCAGATTTAAAAGCTAATAACAGTGTAAATGAATTACAAGAAGGAATTAGAGATTGTGAAGATAATATTGCCGCTGCACGACGTTTTTATAATTCAGCAGTTCGTGACTTTAATGCGAGTTTAAAAACATGGCCATCAAATGTTGCAGCAAGTTCATTAAAATTAAGTACATTCTTATATTTTGAAGCTAATGCTGCTGATCGTCAAGATGTTAATATAGATTTAGGCCAATAA
- the fusA gene encoding elongation factor G gives MARKYSLENTRNIGIMAHIDAGKTTTTERILFHTGKIHKIGETHDGASQMDWMAQEQERGITITSAATTAFWKNMRLNIIDTPGHVDFTVEVERSLRVLDGAVAVLDGQSGVEPQTETVWRQATTYGVPRIVFVNKMDKIGADFLYSVKTIHDRLQANAHPVQIPIGAEDQFTGIIDIVERKAYHYDGAANEEAKEIPIPDDLKDLVEEYQMKLIEAAVNFDEELMLKYLDGNDISIPEIKSAIRTATLTGDFFPVFCGSAFKNKGVKLMLDGVIDYLPSPLDIPSIKGVIEDGTEVERHADDSEPFSALAFKIMTDPFVGKLTFFRVYSGVLKKGSSVLNSTKDKTERIGRLLKMHANNREEIEAVYAGDIAAAVGLKLTTTGDTLCDEKNEVILESMVFPEPVINLALEPKTKADQEKMSLALQKLAEEDPTFWTWTDEETGQTIIAGMGELHLDILVDRMKREFKVETNVGAPQVSYRETFKDSAEVEGKYIKQSGGRGQYGHVWIKFEPNHDKGFEFVDAIVGGKISKEFIGSVKKGLEESMQTGKLAGYPMIDIKATLYDGSYHDVDSSQMAYEFAASLALKEAAKKCKPVILEPIMAVEVTVPEEYYGDVMGNLSSRRGQIEGNDQRGNAQVVKAKVPLSEMFGYATGLRSFTQGRGTYTMLFTHYQEAPKSITEEIIKKAGK, from the coding sequence ATGGCAAGAAAATATTCTCTAGAAAATACGAGAAATATTGGAATTATGGCACATATTGATGCTGGAAAAACTACAACAACAGAACGCATTTTGTTCCATACTGGTAAAATTCATAAAATTGGTGAAACCCATGATGGAGCTAGCCAAATGGATTGAATGGCTCAAGAACAAGAACGTGGAATTACAATTACTTCTGCGGCAACAACGGCGTTTTGAAAAAATATGCGCTTAAATATTATTGATACTCCAGGGCACGTTGATTTTACTGTTGAAGTAGAAAGATCATTACGAGTGTTAGATGGAGCAGTAGCTGTTCTTGATGGACAATCAGGAGTTGAACCCCAAACAGAAACGGTTTGACGTCAAGCAACCACATATGGTGTACCACGGATTGTCTTTGTTAATAAAATGGATAAAATTGGAGCTGACTTTTTATACTCAGTAAAAACAATTCATGACCGTTTACAAGCAAATGCCCATCCAGTTCAAATTCCAATTGGAGCTGAAGACCAGTTTACAGGAATTATTGATATCGTTGAACGAAAAGCTTATCATTATGATGGAGCAGCAAACGAAGAAGCAAAAGAAATTCCAATCCCAGATGATTTAAAAGACTTAGTTGAAGAATACCAAATGAAATTAATTGAAGCAGCGGTTAACTTTGATGAAGAGTTAATGTTGAAATACTTAGATGGTAATGATATTTCAATTCCAGAAATTAAAAGTGCAATTCGTACTGCAACATTAACTGGTGATTTTTTCCCAGTCTTTTGTGGAAGTGCTTTTAAAAACAAGGGAGTTAAATTAATGTTGGATGGCGTAATTGATTATTTACCTTCACCACTTGATATTCCATCAATTAAAGGTGTTATAGAAGATGGGACTGAAGTTGAACGTCATGCTGATGATAGTGAACCATTTTCAGCATTAGCATTTAAAATTATGACAGACCCATTTGTTGGAAAATTAACATTTTTCCGTGTTTACTCAGGAGTGTTAAAAAAAGGAAGTTCTGTATTAAACTCAACAAAAGATAAAACAGAACGTATTGGCCGTTTGTTAAAAATGCATGCTAATAATCGTGAAGAAATTGAAGCTGTGTATGCTGGTGATATTGCAGCAGCAGTTGGTTTGAAATTAACAACAACAGGAGATACGCTTTGTGATGAAAAAAATGAAGTAATCTTAGAATCAATGGTTTTCCCAGAACCAGTTATTAACTTAGCTTTAGAACCAAAAACAAAAGCTGACCAAGAAAAAATGAGTTTAGCATTACAAAAATTAGCAGAAGAAGATCCAACTTTCTGAACATGAACAGATGAAGAAACAGGACAAACAATAATTGCTGGAATGGGAGAGTTACACTTGGATATTTTAGTTGATCGAATGAAACGTGAATTTAAAGTAGAAACTAATGTTGGAGCACCACAAGTTTCATATCGCGAAACATTTAAAGATAGTGCTGAAGTGGAAGGAAAATACATTAAACAATCAGGAGGGCGTGGACAATATGGGCACGTATGAATTAAGTTTGAACCAAATCATGATAAAGGATTTGAGTTTGTTGACGCAATTGTTGGTGGAAAAATTTCAAAAGAATTCATTGGTTCAGTTAAAAAAGGTTTAGAAGAGTCAATGCAAACAGGAAAATTAGCAGGATATCCAATGATTGATATTAAAGCAACATTATATGATGGGTCATACCATGATGTCGATTCATCACAAATGGCTTATGAGTTTGCGGCTAGTTTAGCTTTAAAAGAAGCAGCTAAAAAATGTAAACCAGTTATTTTAGAACCAATTATGGCTGTTGAAGTTACTGTTCCAGAAGAATACTATGGGGATGTAATGGGAAACTTATCTTCACGTCGTGGTCAAATCGAAGGAAATGATCAACGTGGAAATGCCCAAGTTGTAAAGGCAAAAGTTCCATTGTCAGAAATGTTTGGATATGCAACTGGCTTACGAAGCTTTACCCAAGGACGCGGAACTTATACAATGTTGTTTACACATTACCAAGAAGCACCAAAGTCAATTACAGAAGAAATTATTAAAAAAGCAGGAAAATAA
- the rpsG gene encoding 30S ribosomal protein S7, with product MRKRQAEKRDVLPDPIYSSKLVTRAINKIMIDGKRGVAQTILYGAFEIVKEKTKTEPLEAFNKAIENITPHLELKVRRIGGANYQVPIEVNEDRKVTLGLRWLINYARLRNEKSMIDRLANEIIDASNGIGGAVKKKDDTHKMAEANKAFAHYRW from the coding sequence ATGCGTAAACGCCAAGCAGAGAAAAGAGATGTTTTACCAGATCCAATTTATAGTTCAAAATTAGTAACACGTGCAATTAATAAAATTATGATTGATGGGAAAAGAGGAGTTGCTCAAACAATTTTATATGGAGCATTTGAGATTGTTAAAGAAAAAACAAAGACTGAACCGTTAGAAGCTTTTAATAAAGCAATTGAAAACATTACGCCACATTTAGAATTAAAAGTTCGCCGAATTGGGGGAGCTAATTACCAAGTTCCAATTGAAGTAAATGAAGATCGTAAAGTTACGTTAGGATTAAGATGATTAATTAATTATGCAAGATTACGTAATGAAAAAAGTATGATTGATCGTTTAGCAAATGAAATTATTGATGCTTCAAATGGAATTGGGGGAGCAGTTAAGAAAAAAGATGATACTCATAAAATGGCGGAAGCTAATAAGGCTTTTGCTCATTATCGTTGATAA
- the rpsL gene encoding 30S ribosomal protein S12: protein MPTINQLVRKPRKDKVWKTKAPALNRGLNSLQKKPTNVTAPQRRGVCTRVGKMSPKKPNSALRSYTRVRLTNKLEVTAYIPGEGHNLQEHSVVLIHGGRVKDLPGVRYHIIRGTLDTAGVNNRQQGRSLYGTKRPKAAKA, encoded by the coding sequence ATGCCAACAATTAATCAATTAGTGCGTAAACCACGTAAAGATAAAGTGTGAAAAACAAAAGCTCCTGCTTTAAACAGGGGGCTAAACTCTTTACAAAAAAAACCTACTAATGTTACGGCACCACAAAGAAGAGGTGTTTGTACAAGGGTTGGAAAAATGTCACCAAAAAAACCGAACTCAGCATTACGAAGTTATACTCGTGTTCGTTTAACAAACAAATTAGAAGTAACAGCATATATTCCTGGTGAAGGACATAACTTACAAGAACATAGTGTTGTATTAATCCATGGTGGAAGGGTTAAAGACTTACCAGGGGTTCGTTACCATATTATTCGTGGTACTTTAGATACTGCTGGAGTTAATAACCGTCAACAAGGAAGATCACTATATGGAACAAAAAGACCAAAAGCTGCAAAAGCTTAA
- a CDS encoding DUF3137 domain-containing protein has translation MFAVNANDQILIRKLLTPKLIVNLIELAKEEAKIPTMHFDDGYLTIVFFNFVENSWYL, from the coding sequence ATGTTTGCTGTTAATGCAAATGACCAAATTTTAATACGAAAATTATTAACACCAAAATTAATAGTTAATTTAATTGAGTTAGCAAAAGAAGAAGCAAAAATCCCAACAATGCACTTTGATGATGGATACTTGACAATTGTTTTCTTTAATTTTGTAGAAAACTCTTGATATTTATAA
- a CDS encoding IS1/IS1595 family N-terminal zinc-binding domain-containing protein, producing the protein MEKIIEELINSLTDDKFLEFHEKVKKEAELIKKQKRLNEIDQKFRDKGIKCPNCQSFYCVKNGHNPEGKQKYLCKKCRASFDDFRDNFTYWSHLNYEQWNLLIQISLLGQSSKMISRFIKTSPKTAWYNR; encoded by the coding sequence ATGGAAAAAATAATTGAAGAATTAATAAATAGTTTAACAGATGATAAATTTTTAGAATTTCATGAAAAAGTCAAAAAAGAAGCAGAATTAATTAAAAAACAAAAACGTTTAAATGAAATTGATCAAAAATTTAGGGATAAAGGTATTAAATGTCCTAATTGTCAATCTTTTTATTGTGTTAAAAATGGTCATAATCCTGAAGGAAAACAAAAATATTTATGCAAAAAATGTCGTGCTAGTTTTGATGATTTTCGTGATAATTTTACGTATTGAAGTCATTTAAATTATGAACAGTGAAATTTATTGATTCAAATTTCATTATTAGGGCAATCTAGTAAAATGATTTCTCGCTTTATTAAAACATCGCCGAAAACCGCTTGATATAATCGCTAA
- a CDS encoding IS1/IS1595 family N-terminal zinc-binding domain-containing protein, with protein sequence MKCPNCQSFYCVKNGHNPEEKQKYLCKKCRASFDAFRDHFTYWSHLNYELDRLQLLGP encoded by the coding sequence ATTAAATGTCCTAATTGTCAATCTTTTTATTGTGTTAAAAATGGTCATAATCCTGAAGAAAAACAAAAATATTTATGCAAAAAATGTCGTGCTAGTTTTGATGCTTTTCGTGATCATTTTACGTATTGAAGTCATTTAAATTATGAACTGGATAGGCTACAATTATTAGGACCATAA
- the rpoC gene encoding DNA-directed RNA polymerase subunit beta', which translates to MIENNEKNNRMIKIGLANPDDIRSWSYGEVKKPETINYKTLKPERDGLFDEKIFGPTKNFECACGKYKKSKNKGKICERCGVEITEAIVRRERMGHIELEEPVTHIWMLKAAPSRIALILDMKTKELEEVVYFVSYIVLDAGDAKSLKQKMVLDLGNAKTSAQTRQRLTKTLREILDTLEPNTIAYEVGETMIEDLKNTSLPFSMDECAQFINCHTNARFGIGAEAVEALLKNLNIDDEIKKIKQDLKDKKTQLDQNKLIKRLEVLDSLKKSCSRPEWMILRAVPVIPPDIRPIIQLDGGRFTTSEINDLYRRIIIRNERLKKVKAMGAPSVIVNNEKRMLQEAVDALLDNERKARPVTGKDKRPLKSLTSILKGKQGRFRQNLLGKRVDYSGRSVIAIGPDLKMYQCGLPRDMAITLFKPFVISKLIKDGLAANIKVAEKLILNQDDKVWEVLEEVIKTRPVLLNRAPTLHRLGIQAFEPKLVKGKAIRLHPLVTTAFNADFDGDQMAVHVPITEEAVAEARSLMLGSRNILGPKDGKPIVTPTQDMVLGNYYLTYEEKGQLGEGTIFKDLNEAVIAYETGAVALHALVAIPVVGFVNKKFKPEQMKDYIITTPGKIIFNQIFKEEFPYLNEPNVENLTALLASSLIKDNVNLVEYLASWKVNPPFKKKDLSNIIDRYFKQYGANKTAEMLDNMKNLGFKYSGKSGVTVSAGDVKVYDKKQEEFKAADQKVKEINDYFKMGMLTSREKQHRIISVWSKVKDNIQTELEHVLREDPKNPIFMMADSGARGNVSNFTQLVGMRGLMNNPKGDIIELPIKSSFREGLTVSEFFISTHGARKGMADVALKTADSGYLTRRLVDVSQEIIITMKNCNARRGFVVSDIIDQKHANIIVPLFDRLVGRYNLKDIKLKNGEVIAANTLLTEEDSRKIVDNDIKEVIIRSVLTCEAEKGVCQRCYGKNLATGMEVEIGEAVGTIAAQSIGEPGTQLTMRTFHTGGVAGGTDITQGLPRIKELLDVTTPKGSIAVISEIDGKISDIRDEGGIHTIYVKSDSDERKYKTQYNAVLRVKVGDKVFRGQKLTEGSINIKELLEVAKIEDVHNYILKEVQRVYRLQGIEISDKYIEIIIKQMLNKVKIIDAGDTELLPGEIVTIKRYRNETINAVRSMKKPPTAKRVIFGIKKAPLESESFLSSASFQDTTRVLVKAIIKGKVDCLEGLKENIMLGHLIPAGTGLKKPKDIITAGIVAKSEEY; encoded by the coding sequence ATGATTGAAAATAATGAAAAAAATAATCGTATGATTAAAATCGGCTTAGCGAACCCTGATGATATTCGTAGTTGATCATATGGGGAAGTAAAAAAACCAGAAACAATTAATTATAAAACATTAAAACCAGAACGCGATGGATTATTTGATGAAAAGATTTTTGGCCCAACCAAAAATTTTGAATGTGCTTGTGGGAAGTACAAAAAATCAAAAAATAAGGGAAAAATTTGTGAACGTTGTGGAGTAGAAATTACTGAAGCGATTGTTCGTCGTGAACGAATGGGACATATTGAATTAGAAGAACCAGTAACACATATTTGAATGTTAAAAGCAGCACCAAGTCGGATTGCTTTAATTTTAGATATGAAAACAAAAGAACTTGAAGAAGTTGTTTACTTTGTTTCATATATTGTATTAGATGCTGGTGATGCAAAATCATTAAAACAAAAAATGGTATTAGATTTAGGAAATGCTAAAACATCAGCGCAAACACGTCAACGATTAACAAAGACATTGCGTGAAATTTTAGATACGCTAGAACCTAACACAATTGCTTATGAAGTGGGAGAAACAATGATTGAAGATTTAAAAAATACTTCATTGCCATTTTCAATGGACGAATGTGCTCAGTTCATTAATTGTCATACTAATGCACGATTTGGAATTGGAGCAGAAGCTGTTGAAGCATTATTAAAAAATCTAAACATTGATGATGAAATTAAAAAAATTAAGCAAGATTTAAAAGATAAAAAAACACAATTAGATCAAAATAAATTAATCAAACGTTTAGAAGTCTTAGATTCATTAAAAAAATCATGTTCACGACCAGAATGAATGATCTTACGAGCAGTGCCAGTCATTCCACCAGATATTCGTCCAATTATTCAATTAGATGGTGGTCGTTTTACAACATCAGAAATTAATGATTTATATCGTCGAATTATTATTCGAAATGAACGATTAAAAAAAGTTAAAGCAATGGGAGCACCAAGTGTTATTGTTAATAATGAAAAAAGGATGCTACAAGAAGCCGTTGATGCTTTATTAGATAATGAACGTAAGGCGCGACCAGTAACTGGAAAAGATAAACGTCCATTAAAATCATTAACAAGTATTTTAAAAGGAAAACAAGGTCGTTTCCGTCAAAACTTACTAGGAAAACGAGTTGACTATTCAGGGCGGTCAGTTATTGCAATTGGACCTGACTTAAAAATGTATCAATGTGGGTTGCCGCGTGATATGGCCATTACATTATTTAAACCATTTGTTATTAGCAAATTAATCAAAGATGGTTTAGCAGCAAATATTAAAGTTGCGGAAAAATTAATTTTAAATCAAGATGATAAAGTATGAGAAGTTTTAGAAGAAGTTATTAAGACTCGTCCAGTGTTATTAAACCGCGCGCCAACGTTACACCGATTAGGAATTCAAGCATTTGAACCAAAATTAGTCAAAGGAAAAGCAATTAGATTACATCCATTAGTAACAACTGCTTTTAATGCTGACTTTGATGGTGACCAAATGGCGGTTCATGTACCAATTACAGAAGAAGCAGTTGCTGAAGCACGAAGTTTAATGTTAGGAAGTCGAAATATTTTAGGGCCAAAAGATGGTAAACCAATTGTTACACCAACCCAAGACATGGTGTTAGGGAATTATTATTTAACATATGAAGAAAAAGGACAATTAGGGGAAGGAACAATCTTTAAAGATTTAAATGAAGCTGTTATTGCATATGAAACCGGAGCTGTTGCCTTACATGCTTTAGTTGCTATTCCTGTTGTTGGTTTTGTAAATAAAAAATTCAAACCAGAACAAATGAAAGATTATATTATTACAACCCCAGGAAAAATTATTTTTAATCAAATTTTTAAAGAAGAGTTTCCATACTTAAATGAACCAAATGTTGAAAATTTAACAGCATTACTAGCTAGCTCATTAATTAAAGACAATGTTAATTTAGTTGAATATTTAGCGAGTTGAAAAGTTAATCCACCATTTAAGAAAAAAGATTTATCAAATATTATTGATCGCTACTTTAAACAATATGGAGCTAATAAGACTGCCGAAATGTTAGATAACATGAAAAATCTTGGTTTCAAATATTCAGGGAAATCAGGGGTAACAGTATCAGCGGGCGATGTTAAAGTTTACGACAAAAAACAAGAAGAATTTAAAGCGGCAGATCAAAAGGTAAAAGAAATTAATGATTACTTTAAAATGGGAATGTTGACAAGCCGTGAAAAACAACACCGCATTATTAGTGTATGATCAAAAGTTAAAGATAACATTCAAACTGAATTAGAACATGTTTTACGTGAAGACCCAAAAAATCCAATCTTTATGATGGCGGATTCAGGAGCGCGGGGAAATGTTTCAAACTTTACCCAATTAGTTGGGATGCGGGGGTTAATGAATAATCCAAAAGGAGACATTATTGAATTACCAATTAAGTCTTCGTTCCGTGAAGGTTTAACAGTGTCAGAATTCTTTATTTCAACCCATGGGGCACGAAAAGGTATGGCTGATGTTGCTTTAAAAACAGCTGACTCGGGATATTTAACAAGACGATTAGTTGATGTTTCACAAGAAATTATTATTACAATGAAAAATTGTAATGCTCGTCGTGGTTTTGTTGTATCAGACATTATTGATCAAAAACATGCTAACATTATTGTGCCATTATTTGACCGTTTAGTTGGTCGCTATAATTTAAAAGATATTAAATTAAAAAATGGTGAAGTTATTGCTGCTAATACATTATTGACTGAAGAAGATAGTCGAAAAATTGTTGATAATGATATTAAGGAAGTTATTATCCGTTCTGTTTTAACTTGTGAAGCAGAAAAAGGTGTTTGTCAACGTTGTTATGGGAAAAATCTTGCTACAGGAATGGAAGTTGAAATTGGTGAGGCAGTTGGAACAATTGCCGCACAATCAATTGGTGAACCAGGAACACAGTTAACAATGCGAACATTCCATACTGGTGGTGTTGCTGGGGGAACTGATATTACTCAAGGGCTACCACGGATTAAAGAATTATTAGATGTAACCACACCAAAAGGATCAATTGCTGTTATTTCTGAAATTGATGGAAAAATTAGCGATATTCGTGATGAAGGTGGAATTCATACCATTTATGTTAAATCAGATAGTGATGAACGAAAATATAAAACGCAATATAATGCTGTTTTAAGAGTTAAAGTTGGTGACAAAGTTTTTCGTGGTCAAAAATTGACGGAAGGTTCAATTAATATTAAAGAATTATTAGAAGTTGCCAAAATTGAAGATGTTCATAATTATATTTTAAAAGAAGTACAACGAGTTTATCGTTTACAAGGAATTGAAATTTCTGATAAATATATTGAAATTATTATTAAACAAATGTTAAATAAAGTTAAAATTATTGATGCTGGTGATACTGAATTATTACCAGGAGAAATTGTAACAATTAAACGCTATCGTAATGAAACAATTAACGCTGTTCGTTCAATGAAAAAGCCGCCAACAGCAAAACGTGTTATTTTTGGAATTAAAAAAGCGCCATTAGAATCTGAATCATTCTTATCATCGGCGTCATTCCAAGATACAACACGAGTATTGGTTAAAGCAATTATTAAAGGCAAAGTTGATTGTTTAGAAGGTTTAAAAGAAAACATTATGTTAGGACATTTAATTCCGGCTGGAACAGGATTAAAAAAACCCAAAGATATTATTACGGCTGGAATTGTAGCAAAATCTGAAGAATACTAA
- a CDS encoding transposase, with translation MKSKQLENTQLKFKTLNGQIQIDETFIKEIHKGNFKDKFDKRKIHLDSFSTNTKCCIQMAVDSNNNIYVKSTNTKRLQKQWIIENINKQLIKENSIIISDMQPLYLLVAKQTNSILLANKTSTNPDASYRKLNKISKLQSNLKESLIHYHGLCFTNIQNYLNLLKWKYQHKGLTPNQQSSVLYFNV, from the coding sequence ATGAAATCAAAACAATTAGAAAACACCCAATTAAAATTTAAAACGTTAAATGGCCAAATTCAAATCGATGAAACATTTATTAAAGAAATCCACAAAGGTAATTTTAAAGATAAATTTGATAAAAGAAAAATTCATCTTGATTCATTTTCAACCAACACTAAATGTTGTATTCAAATGGCTGTTGATAGCAATAATAATATTTATGTTAAATCAACCAACACAAAACGATTACAAAAACAGTGAATTATTGAAAATATTAATAAACAATTAATCAAAGAAAATTCAATTATTATTTCTGACATGCAACCATTATATTTATTAGTAGCAAAACAAACAAATTCTATTTTATTAGCAAATAAAACTAGTACAAATCCTGATGCTAGTTATCGGAAGTTAAATAAAATTAGTAAATTACAATCAAATCTTAAAGAATCCTTAATTCATTATCATGGCTTATGTTTCACGAACATTCAAAATTATTTAAATCTCTTAAAATGAAAATACCAGCATAAAGGTTTAACGCCAAACCAACAATCATCGGTATTATATTTTAACGTATAA
- the tuf gene encoding elongation factor Tu: protein MAKQKFDRSLPHVNVGTIGHVDHGKTTLTAAITTVLAKKGFAEAQKYDNIDKAPEEKERGITINTSHVEYRTDKRHYAHVDCPGHADYVKNMITGAAQMDGAILVVAATDGPMPQTREHILLSRQVGVPKMIVFLNKCDMMDGDTEMMDLIEMEVRDLLSEYGFDGEKTPVIRGSALKALESDAQWEEKIMELMNAIDEWIPEPERDTAKPFMMPVEDVFTITGRGTVATGRVERGIVKVNEEVEIVGLKNETKKVVATGLEMFRKLLDDAKAGDNVGVLLRGVDRSDVERGQVIAKPGSVKPHKEFKAQVYVLTKEEGGRHTPFFGNYRPQFYFRTTDVTGSIKLPSGVEMVMPGDNVEMTVELIAPVAIEEGTKFSIREGGRTIGAGTVVSISK, encoded by the coding sequence ATGGCAAAACAAAAATTTGATAGAAGTTTACCACACGTAAATGTTGGAACAATTGGCCACGTTGACCATGGTAAAACTACTTTAACAGCAGCTATTACAACTGTATTAGCTAAAAAAGGATTTGCAGAAGCCCAAAAATATGACAATATTGATAAAGCTCCCGAAGAAAAAGAACGTGGGATTACAATTAATACTTCACACGTTGAATATCGTACTGATAAAAGACACTATGCACACGTAGACTGCCCGGGACATGCCGATTATGTTAAAAACATGATTACGGGTGCTGCACAAATGGATGGTGCGATTTTAGTTGTTGCAGCAACAGATGGACCAATGCCTCAAACAAGAGAACATATCTTATTATCAAGACAAGTTGGTGTACCAAAAATGATTGTTTTCTTAAACAAATGTGATATGATGGATGGCGATACTGAAATGATGGATTTAATCGAAATGGAAGTTAGAGATCTATTAAGCGAATATGGTTTTGATGGTGAAAAAACACCAGTTATTAGAGGATCAGCTTTAAAAGCTCTTGAAAGTGATGCTCAATGAGAAGAAAAAATTATGGAATTAATGAACGCAATTGATGAATGAATTCCAGAACCAGAAAGAGATACTGCAAAACCATTTATGATGCCAGTTGAAGATGTTTTCACAATTACAGGTCGTGGAACAGTGGCAACAGGTCGTGTTGAACGTGGAATTGTTAAAGTTAATGAAGAAGTTGAAATCGTTGGATTAAAAAATGAAACTAAAAAAGTTGTTGCAACAGGTTTAGAAATGTTTAGAAAATTATTAGATGATGCTAAAGCTGGAGATAATGTTGGGGTTTTATTACGTGGAGTTGATCGTAGTGATGTTGAACGTGGGCAAGTTATTGCCAAACCAGGTTCAGTTAAACCACATAAAGAGTTTAAAGCACAAGTTTATGTTTTAACAAAAGAAGAAGGTGGGCGTCATACACCATTCTTCGGAAACTACCGTCCACAATTTTACTTCCGTACAACGGATGTTACAGGTTCAATTAAATTACCAAGTGGTGTTGAAATGGTTATGCCAGGGGATAATGTTGAAATGACAGTTGAATTAATTGCCCCAGTTGCGATTGAAGAAGGAACAAAATTCTCAATTCGTGAAGGTGGACGTACAATCGGTGCCGGAACAGTTGTTTCAATTAGTAAATAA